In one window of Nocardia brasiliensis DNA:
- a CDS encoding sensor histidine kinase, whose translation MSGIVRPRTIGGQLSRILALSLILVLALLGVTVYGQISDYRQANATVKSVELALSVQDLTNQIQRELGITNGLLGGENRLQQPLLDQRGKVDATLAQLTEAASGDTPGADQVRAALGQLNLLANTRVQIDTRRVSRQVVFQFYTDAVAAFNRLALGLDQARDPQIQRGLQALYALGEAKAELDKERGFLNGVFVAGRFSGGEYVQFMEIRSSKLNGLATFSRYATKGQQAKLDAALLSDNATKAEQAESVAIASSDGPLVREVDPMAWWTQMSGALEDQGNVQQAVGADVRARADDLRSAALLNLIGFLVGAAIAIVAMILLVITSVRAIVRPLAALAGEADDVASRRLPQVIDAWSHTEEGRPEAPAAVQVPAGSSIEIAAVAGALDRVQTTAFELASQQALVRRNTTESMANLARRNQNLVRRQLALISEFEREELDPKGLSNLFELDHLATRMRRNAESLLVLVGEASPRRWAQPIALSDVIRAGLSEVDDYRRVVLRRVDDVLIAGSVVSELAHMLAELIENGLAFSPPDLEVEIYGRRVPQGYLLAVVDHGIGMPADQLAQSNARLRGEQDFIVAPTRYLGHYVVGRLAERLGIAVELNVSPVSGIVARLALPLEILAQEQDQRGGVRGKISGTGVEPSWGSDAELPAADRAELDPMHNGPALQGNSVPEPRTPGLPGPAHALPTVSAQHNGTARPAGENRHQSDASHYGDELPTERTGRHEAVRYDTSTGMPAAASGPTSAYSHFVSPQPEFAPETATDTGTMWRIFESGDAPVEAPVTSVAPPTGPGPRTTRNGLVKRNKKSRSAGTAPGTEPRRDAGGTPPRQDHAPITERSPEETRNMLSSFRAGHERGAPPAPSTTRPYVGARDHETRADDPAPTAPSIAEENR comes from the coding sequence ATGTCGGGAATCGTCCGGCCGCGCACGATCGGCGGTCAGCTGTCCCGAATTCTCGCGCTGTCGCTGATATTGGTGCTCGCGTTGCTCGGAGTCACGGTCTACGGCCAGATTTCGGACTATCGCCAAGCCAATGCCACGGTGAAGTCCGTCGAGTTGGCGCTGAGCGTGCAAGACCTGACCAACCAGATCCAGCGCGAGCTCGGCATCACCAACGGCCTGCTCGGCGGTGAGAATCGCCTGCAGCAACCGCTGCTCGATCAGCGCGGCAAGGTCGACGCCACGCTCGCGCAGTTGACCGAGGCCGCCTCGGGTGACACGCCGGGCGCCGATCAGGTGCGCGCCGCGCTCGGCCAGTTGAACCTGCTGGCGAACACCCGCGTGCAGATCGATACGCGCCGGGTCAGCAGGCAGGTGGTCTTCCAGTTCTATACCGACGCCGTCGCCGCGTTCAACCGCCTTGCGCTCGGTCTGGACCAGGCGCGTGACCCGCAGATCCAGCGCGGTCTGCAGGCGCTCTACGCCCTCGGTGAGGCCAAGGCCGAGCTCGACAAGGAGCGCGGCTTCCTCAACGGCGTTTTCGTCGCGGGCCGGTTCAGCGGCGGTGAATACGTGCAGTTCATGGAGATTCGGTCCAGCAAGTTGAACGGCCTGGCCACCTTCTCCCGCTACGCGACCAAGGGGCAGCAGGCCAAGCTCGACGCGGCGCTGCTGAGCGACAACGCCACCAAGGCCGAGCAGGCCGAGAGCGTCGCGATCGCCTCCAGTGACGGACCGCTGGTCCGCGAGGTCGACCCGATGGCCTGGTGGACGCAGATGTCGGGCGCCCTCGAAGATCAGGGCAACGTGCAGCAGGCGGTGGGCGCCGACGTGCGGGCCCGCGCCGACGACCTGCGCAGTGCCGCGCTGCTCAACTTGATCGGCTTCCTCGTCGGCGCGGCCATCGCCATCGTCGCGATGATCCTGCTGGTGATCACCTCGGTGCGCGCCATCGTCCGTCCGCTCGCCGCGCTGGCCGGTGAGGCCGACGACGTGGCATCGCGGCGCCTGCCCCAGGTCATCGACGCGTGGTCGCACACCGAGGAGGGCCGCCCGGAAGCGCCTGCGGCCGTGCAGGTTCCGGCCGGTTCGAGTATCGAGATCGCGGCCGTGGCCGGCGCGCTGGACCGCGTGCAGACCACCGCTTTCGAGCTCGCCTCGCAGCAGGCGCTGGTGCGTCGCAACACCACCGAGTCGATGGCCAACCTGGCCAGGCGCAACCAGAACCTGGTGCGTCGCCAGCTCGCCCTGATCAGCGAGTTCGAGCGCGAGGAACTCGACCCGAAGGGTCTGTCCAACCTGTTCGAGCTCGACCACCTGGCCACCCGCATGCGCCGCAACGCCGAAAGCCTGCTCGTGCTCGTCGGCGAGGCCAGCCCGCGTCGCTGGGCGCAGCCGATCGCGCTGAGCGATGTCATCCGCGCCGGTCTGTCCGAGGTCGACGACTACCGCCGGGTGGTGCTGCGCCGGGTCGACGACGTGCTCATCGCCGGATCGGTGGTGAGCGAACTCGCGCACATGCTCGCCGAGCTCATCGAGAACGGACTCGCCTTCTCCCCACCGGATCTCGAGGTCGAGATCTACGGCCGCCGGGTGCCGCAGGGCTACCTGCTCGCGGTGGTCGACCACGGCATCGGCATGCCCGCCGACCAGCTCGCCCAGTCGAACGCGAGGCTGCGCGGTGAACAGGACTTCATCGTCGCGCCGACCAGATACCTCGGCCACTACGTGGTCGGCCGGCTGGCCGAACGGCTCGGCATCGCCGTCGAACTCAACGTCTCGCCGGTCAGCGGTATCGTCGCGCGGCTCGCGCTGCCCCTGGAAATCCTTGCGCAGGAACAGGATCAGCGCGGGGGAGTGCGCGGCAAGATCTCCGGCACCGGTGTCGAGCCGTCCTGGGGCTCCGACGCCGAGCTGCCCGCCGCGGACCGGGCCGAGCTCGATCCGATGCACAATGGCCCTGCGCTGCAAGGCAATTCGGTGCCAGAGCCGCGTACACCCGGCCTGCCCGGACCGGCGCACGCTCTGCCGACGGTCTCGGCGCAGCACAACGGCACCGCGCGCCCCGCAGGCGAGAACCGGCATCAGTCCGACGCCTCGCACTACGGCGACGAACTGCCCACCGAGCGGACCGGGCGGCACGAGGCGGTGCGGTATGACACGAGCACCGGTATGCCCGCCGCGGCGTCCGGCCCGACCTCGGCGTACTCCCATTTCGTCTCTCCGCAACCGGAATTCGCGCCGGAGACGGCCACCGACACCGGAACCATGTGGCGGATCTTCGAATCCGGTGACGCGCCGGTGGAGGCACCGGTAACATCTGTTGCGCCACCGACCGGCCCGGGCCCGCGCACCACGCGCAACGGACTTGTCAAGCGCAACAAGAAGTCTCGCTCCGCAGGCACGGCACCGGGAACCGAGCCGCGGCGGGACGCGGGCGGAACGCCGCCGCGCCAGGATCATGCGCCGATCACGGAGCGCTCGCCCGAGGAGACCCGAAACATGTTGTCGTCGTTCCGTGCCGGTCATGAGCGTGGCGCCCCGCCCGCGCCGTCGACGACGCGGCCGTATGTCGGTGCGCGCGACCATGAAACCCGCGCCGACGATCCGGCGCCGACCGCCCCGTCCATCGCAGAGGAGAACCGGTGA
- a CDS encoding roadblock/LC7 domain-containing protein: MTTHLPSADPHTFNWMLANFVRETDGVRDTVAVSSDGLLIAMSDGLDRTSADRLAAMVSGLASLAKSASRSYSFDGLKLIMIEMKRGFLLVSAMGDGSCLGVIADGNCDIGLVGYEMAVLAERAGSLLDPALISELRETLRR; the protein is encoded by the coding sequence GTGACCACCCATTTACCGAGCGCAGATCCGCACACATTCAACTGGATGCTCGCCAACTTCGTTCGGGAGACCGATGGAGTGCGCGACACCGTGGCGGTTTCCTCGGATGGCCTGCTCATCGCGATGTCCGACGGTCTCGACCGCACCTCGGCGGACCGGCTCGCCGCAATGGTGTCCGGCCTGGCCAGCCTCGCCAAAAGCGCCTCGCGCAGTTACTCGTTCGACGGGCTCAAACTGATCATGATCGAGATGAAGCGCGGGTTCCTGCTCGTCTCGGCCATGGGGGACGGCAGCTGCCTCGGCGTGATCGCCGACGGCAACTGCGATATCGGTCTGGTCGGCTACGAAATGGCTGTGCTTGCCGAACGCGCCGGGTCGCTCCTTGACCCGGCGTTGATTTCCGAGTTGCGAGAGACATTACGAAGATGA
- a CDS encoding DUF742 domain-containing protein has translation MIPMNRMFGWFDPDRPGQPAPAEEVVDSDEQFVRPFVVTAGRTTPLVDGLRIETLVQAPPSALSAPLQFEQRTVVQLCQQPHSIAEIGTALRVPVGVAKVVVSDLAAAGYVTVRESDQLSTAAIERIRDLVRAL, from the coding sequence ATGATCCCGATGAACCGAATGTTCGGATGGTTCGATCCGGATCGACCCGGCCAGCCTGCTCCGGCTGAAGAAGTTGTCGACAGTGATGAACAGTTCGTGCGTCCCTTTGTCGTCACGGCGGGGCGCACGACGCCGTTGGTAGACGGTCTGCGGATCGAAACTCTGGTGCAGGCACCGCCTTCGGCGTTGTCGGCCCCGCTGCAGTTCGAACAGCGCACCGTGGTGCAGCTGTGCCAGCAGCCGCACTCCATCGCCGAGATCGGTACGGCCCTGCGGGTTCCGGTCGGTGTCGCGAAGGTCGTCGTGAGCGACCTCGCCGCCGCGGGCTACGTAACCGTCCGTGAATCCGATCAACTGTCCACCGCTGCCATCGAGAGGATTAGAGATCTTGTACGGGCACTCTGA
- a CDS encoding GTP-binding protein, which yields MPSSVKIVISGGFGVGKTTFIGAISEIEPLVTEAAMTEVSVGVDDPGRRADKTQTTVALDFGRITLDRSLILYLFGTPGQDRFVFLWDDLVDGALGAVIVVDTGRVDDCYPVLDYFEEKQTPFVVVVNRFDNGTHFDLAEVREALELEDWIPVLECDARDRESVKEVLVALLEQVLFHRLSVQGLPA from the coding sequence ATGCCGTCGTCGGTGAAGATCGTGATCAGCGGTGGATTCGGTGTCGGTAAAACCACGTTCATCGGGGCGATCTCCGAGATCGAGCCCTTGGTCACCGAGGCCGCGATGACCGAGGTGTCGGTCGGCGTCGACGATCCGGGCCGGCGGGCGGACAAGACGCAGACCACCGTCGCGCTCGACTTCGGCCGAATCACGTTGGACCGCTCCCTGATTCTCTACCTGTTCGGTACCCCGGGGCAGGATCGTTTCGTCTTCCTGTGGGACGACCTGGTCGACGGCGCGCTCGGCGCGGTCATCGTGGTCGACACCGGCCGGGTCGACGACTGCTACCCGGTGCTGGACTACTTCGAGGAGAAGCAGACCCCCTTCGTGGTGGTGGTCAACCGTTTCGACAACGGCACCCATTTCGACCTCGCCGAGGTGCGCGAGGCATTGGAGCTCGAGGACTGGATTCCGGTCCTGGAATGCGATGCGCGCGACCGCGAGTCGGTCAAAGAGGTGCTCGTTGCCCTGCTGGAGCAGGTGCTGTTCCATCGGTTGTCCGTCCAGGGGCTGCCCGCCTGA
- a CDS encoding sugar O-acetyltransferase — protein sequence MLRGELYRDSDPELVAERRRAQTLCDEFNRTGAEETDRRDALLRELLGKLGEGSWIMPRFQCDYGYLIEIGTNSFLNYDAILLDCAPIRIGDDVSIGPRCQLLTALHPMAEHELRRQRWETAAPIHIGDNVWLGGGVIVCPGVTIGENTVVGAGSVVTKDLPAQVFAAGNPARVVRDL from the coding sequence ATGCTCCGCGGGGAGTTGTACCGGGACAGCGATCCCGAGCTGGTCGCCGAGCGGCGGCGCGCGCAGACGTTGTGCGACGAGTTCAATCGCACGGGCGCAGAGGAGACCGACCGGCGCGACGCACTCTTGCGTGAGCTCCTCGGCAAACTGGGCGAAGGCTCGTGGATCATGCCCCGATTCCAGTGCGACTACGGGTATCTCATCGAGATCGGGACGAACAGCTTCCTGAATTACGACGCGATCCTGCTGGATTGCGCGCCGATCCGCATCGGTGACGACGTGTCGATCGGCCCGCGCTGCCAACTCCTGACCGCCCTGCATCCCATGGCCGAGCACGAGTTACGCAGGCAGCGCTGGGAAACCGCGGCACCGATCCACATCGGCGACAACGTCTGGCTCGGCGGCGGCGTCATCGTGTGCCCCGGCGTCACCATCGGCGAGAACACCGTGGTCGGTGCGGGCAGCGTAGTAACCAAAGACCTGCCCGCCCAAGTCTTCGCCGCGGGCAACCCCGCCCGAGTAGTCCGCGACCTGTAA
- the ppc gene encoding phosphoenolpyruvate carboxylase has translation MGESTSEAQQDAIRPLRDDIRFLGGVLGDTIRDHEGPEVFELIERVRIEAFRVRRAEVDRSAVAEMLDGVDITVALPLIRAFSYFVLLANLAEDIQRDRRRTAHEAAGEPPQDSSLAATYRKLDAAALDGAEVADLLADALVSPVITAHPTETRRRTVFDAQTRITELMRLRQRYTETERRRADFERQIRRQVLSLWRTALIRLARLRIQDEISVGLRYYDITLFDVIPAINAEVRAALRSRWPGVELLPRPILRPGSWIGGDRDGNPYVTADVVRQAGHQAAAVAFTRYLRDLVELEKVLALSARLVPVTPAVAALAEAGYPEPATHADEPYRRALHRIRGRLTATAVRALGEVPPDGLDVGAEPYQIPQDVLDDLDAIDVSLRASGDDLLADDRLAALRYAIETFGFHLQSLDMRQNSEIHEQVVAELLAWAGVHADYASLSEADRVELLAAELRTRRPLLGPHARLSELARKEIDIVCAARDVVRTFGAEAVPNYIISMCTSVSDMLEAALLLKEGGLLDPGEPDGPPSCSVGIVPLFETIEDLGAGAATLAAALDVPVYRDLVAAHGMRQEVMLGYSDSNKDGGYLAANWALYRAELDLVEVARKFGIRLRLFHGRGGTVGRGGGRSYDAILAQPAGAVRGALRLTEQGEVIAAKYAERGAAHRNLESLIAGTLESTLLDVEGLGPDAEPSYELMDELAERARAAYARLVHDTPGFVEYFRQSTPVAEVGDLNIGSRPASRKPTNTVGDLRAIPWVMAWSQARVMLPGWYGTGTALEEWVGDDPRRLATLTDLYERWPFFRTVLSNLAQVLAKSDLDIAARYAELVEDAALREQIFTMIKDEHARTIRMHAAVTGNDHLLADNPSLAESIHNRFPYLEPLNQMQVELLRRLRAGDDSELVKRGILLTMNGLATALRNSG, from the coding sequence ATGGGCGAATCGACGAGCGAGGCGCAGCAGGACGCGATCCGGCCGCTGCGCGACGACATCCGTTTTCTCGGCGGCGTCCTCGGTGACACCATCCGTGATCACGAGGGCCCCGAGGTGTTCGAGCTGATCGAGCGGGTGCGGATCGAGGCGTTCCGGGTGCGGCGCGCCGAGGTCGACCGCAGCGCGGTCGCGGAGATGCTCGACGGTGTCGACATCACGGTCGCGCTGCCGCTGATCCGCGCGTTCAGCTACTTCGTGCTGCTGGCCAATCTGGCCGAGGATATCCAGCGTGACCGCAGGCGCACCGCGCACGAGGCGGCGGGGGAGCCGCCGCAGGATTCCTCGCTGGCCGCCACCTACCGCAAGCTCGACGCGGCCGCGCTGGACGGCGCCGAGGTGGCCGATCTGCTGGCCGACGCGCTGGTGTCACCGGTGATCACCGCACACCCCACCGAGACCCGCCGCCGCACCGTGTTCGACGCGCAGACCAGGATCACCGAGCTGATGCGGTTGCGCCAGCGCTACACCGAAACCGAGCGCAGGCGCGCCGATTTCGAGCGGCAGATCCGCCGTCAGGTGCTCAGCCTGTGGCGCACGGCACTGATCCGGTTGGCGCGCTTGCGGATTCAGGACGAGATCTCGGTCGGCCTGCGCTACTACGACATCACCCTGTTCGACGTGATCCCCGCGATCAACGCCGAGGTGCGCGCGGCGCTGCGCTCGCGCTGGCCGGGCGTGGAACTGCTGCCGCGCCCGATCCTGCGGCCGGGATCATGGATCGGCGGCGACCGGGACGGCAATCCGTACGTCACCGCGGATGTGGTGCGTCAGGCCGGGCATCAGGCGGCCGCGGTGGCGTTCACCCGCTACCTGCGTGACCTGGTCGAACTGGAGAAGGTGCTGGCACTGTCGGCGCGGCTGGTGCCGGTCACCCCTGCGGTCGCCGCGCTGGCCGAGGCGGGCTACCCGGAGCCTGCCACCCATGCCGATGAACCGTATCGCCGTGCGCTGCACCGCATCCGGGGCCGCTTGACCGCCACGGCGGTGCGCGCGCTCGGCGAGGTACCGCCCGACGGGCTCGACGTCGGCGCCGAGCCGTATCAGATCCCGCAGGACGTGCTGGACGATCTCGATGCCATCGACGTCTCGCTGCGGGCCTCCGGTGACGACCTGCTCGCCGATGATCGGCTGGCCGCGCTGCGGTACGCGATCGAGACCTTCGGCTTCCACCTGCAAAGCCTCGACATGCGGCAGAACTCGGAGATCCACGAGCAGGTGGTCGCCGAACTGCTGGCCTGGGCCGGTGTGCACGCCGACTACGCGAGCCTGTCCGAAGCCGACCGGGTGGAGCTGCTCGCCGCGGAGCTGCGCACCAGGCGCCCGCTGCTCGGCCCGCACGCCAGGCTCAGCGAGCTGGCCCGCAAGGAGATCGACATCGTCTGTGCCGCGCGGGATGTGGTGCGCACCTTCGGTGCGGAGGCGGTGCCCAACTACATCATCAGCATGTGCACCTCGGTCTCGGACATGCTGGAGGCGGCGTTGCTGCTGAAGGAGGGCGGCCTGCTCGATCCCGGCGAGCCGGACGGGCCGCCGAGCTGCTCGGTGGGCATCGTCCCGCTGTTCGAGACGATCGAGGACCTCGGCGCCGGTGCCGCGACTCTGGCGGCGGCACTGGATGTTCCGGTGTATCGCGACCTGGTCGCCGCGCACGGCATGCGCCAGGAGGTGATGCTCGGGTACTCCGATTCCAACAAGGACGGCGGCTACCTGGCGGCCAACTGGGCGCTGTACCGGGCCGAGCTCGATCTGGTCGAGGTGGCGCGCAAGTTCGGTATCCGGTTGCGGCTGTTCCACGGTCGCGGCGGCACCGTGGGTCGCGGTGGCGGCCGCAGCTACGACGCCATCCTCGCCCAGCCCGCCGGCGCGGTGCGCGGCGCGCTGCGGCTCACCGAACAGGGCGAGGTGATCGCGGCCAAGTATGCCGAACGCGGTGCGGCACACCGCAATCTGGAGTCGCTGATCGCGGGCACGCTGGAATCGACGCTGCTCGACGTGGAAGGTCTCGGGCCCGACGCCGAGCCCTCCTACGAACTGATGGACGAACTCGCCGAGCGCGCCCGCGCCGCCTACGCCCGGCTGGTGCACGACACACCGGGATTCGTCGAGTATTTCCGGCAGTCCACGCCGGTCGCCGAGGTCGGCGATCTCAACATCGGCAGCAGGCCCGCCTCGCGCAAGCCGACGAATACGGTCGGGGACCTGCGCGCCATCCCGTGGGTGATGGCCTGGAGCCAGGCCAGGGTGATGCTGCCCGGCTGGTACGGCACCGGCACGGCGCTCGAGGAGTGGGTCGGCGACGATCCGCGACGCCTCGCCACGCTCACCGATCTCTACGAGCGCTGGCCGTTCTTCCGCACGGTGCTGTCGAACCTGGCGCAGGTGCTGGCCAAGAGCGACCTCGACATCGCGGCCCGCTACGCCGAACTGGTGGAGGACGCCGCGTTGCGCGAACAGATCTTCACGATGATCAAGGACGAGCATGCCCGCACCATCCGCATGCACGCCGCGGTCACCGGCAACGATCACCTGCTCGCGGACAACCCGTCGCTGGCCGAGTCGATCCACAACCGGTTCCCGTATCTGGAGCCGCTGAACCAGATGCAGGTCGAGTTGCTGCGCAGGTTGCGCGCGGGCGACGACTCCGAGCTGGTGAAGCGCGGCATCCTGCTCACCATGAACGGCCTGGCCACCGCCCTGCGCAACTCCGGCTAG
- a CDS encoding LysR family transcriptional regulator has translation MERQQLEYFVAIVEHGGFTHAARALRVAQPSLSRAIGKLERELEVPLFHRVGRNAVLSNAGQLMVDRARQVLRDLDALRAAAQAVGAGVVGRVDVAATSSSTLEPVIGTIAALREHHPGVTVGTWSALSAAEVVAMVLRGRCEAGVCGSAERPAGPGLVAHHLRDEQFLLVAPPGTEIGENGTVAPKDLRGMSFVLPPPATAVRARFDRLAATVGDLRIAAEVSDRSVVLPMVLRGIGAGLMPDGWHELACRAGAAVYRFSPPEQLPQWLVYRSGPLTAAAQAFVETTLTQAAAARTPTEGPS, from the coding sequence ATGGAACGCCAGCAGCTCGAGTACTTCGTCGCGATCGTCGAGCACGGTGGATTCACCCATGCCGCGCGGGCGCTGCGGGTAGCCCAGCCGTCGCTGTCGCGGGCCATCGGCAAGCTCGAGCGCGAGCTGGAAGTGCCGCTGTTTCACCGGGTCGGCCGCAACGCGGTGCTGAGCAACGCGGGCCAGCTGATGGTCGACCGCGCGCGGCAGGTGCTGCGCGATCTGGACGCGCTGCGCGCCGCCGCCCAGGCCGTCGGCGCTGGTGTCGTCGGACGCGTCGATGTGGCGGCCACCTCATCGTCGACCCTGGAGCCGGTGATCGGCACCATAGCCGCGCTGCGCGAGCATCACCCCGGCGTGACAGTCGGTACCTGGTCGGCACTGTCGGCCGCCGAAGTGGTCGCCATGGTGTTGCGCGGGCGCTGCGAGGCAGGTGTGTGCGGCAGTGCGGAACGGCCCGCCGGGCCGGGATTGGTGGCCCATCACCTGCGCGACGAACAGTTCCTTCTCGTCGCCCCGCCGGGCACCGAGATCGGCGAGAACGGCACCGTGGCGCCAAAAGATCTACGCGGCATGAGTTTCGTGCTGCCGCCGCCGGCCACCGCGGTGCGCGCCCGGTTCGACCGGCTCGCCGCGACCGTCGGCGATCTGCGCATCGCCGCGGAGGTCAGCGACCGCAGCGTCGTACTTCCCATGGTGCTGCGCGGCATCGGCGCCGGCCTCATGCCGGACGGCTGGCACGAACTCGCCTGCCGCGCCGGTGCCGCGGTCTATCGCTTCTCCCCACCCGAACAGCTACCGCAGTGGCTCGTATACCGCAGCGGCCCGCTGACCGCGGCGGCCCAAGCCTTCGTCGAAACCACCCTCACCCAAGCCGCGGCGGCGCGGACCCCCACCGAAGGGCCCTCCTGA
- a CDS encoding gamma-glutamyltransferase family protein: MFTTRPTLQGTFGMVSSTHWLASAAAMAVLEDDGNAFDAAVAAGFVLHVVEPHLNGPAGEVPIILAPAGLPPRVLCGQGPAPAAATIARYNALGLDLVPGTGPLAAAVPGAFDAWMLLLRDHGTKRLSEVLSFAIWNAERGHPAVERVGETVSTVAELFQNEWTTSAELYLRDGKPPAAGALLRNPVLAATWRRLIAEAEAASSDRDGQIEAARKIWRAGFIAEALVAASDRPTMDTSGERHVGTMTGDDLANFTASYENPVTYTWNGWTVAKPGLWSQGPVFLQQLALLPNRLEYGTPEYYHTLIEGSKLAMADREAWYGDSAQVSMSTLLSPWYNAQRSALIGPQASFELRPGSPDGLRPRLSGYAQTNSVGATEVPLGAGEPTVATTGATKGDTCQVDIVDRWGNMVAATPSGGWLQSNPVVPELGFPLGTRLQMSWLEPGLPNSLQPGRRPRTTLSPSMALRDGEAVLAFGTPGGDQQDQWSVHFFLSVVLRERVRGGLDLQGAIDAPNWHQESFPGSFYPRAMSPGAVFVESRMDPEVIADLERRGHQVNVGPPWSEGRLCAVARDPEAGVLSAGANPRGMQGYAAGR, encoded by the coding sequence GTGTTCACCACGCGACCGACCCTGCAGGGCACCTTCGGGATGGTGTCGTCCACCCACTGGCTCGCCTCCGCCGCCGCGATGGCGGTGCTGGAGGACGACGGCAACGCGTTCGACGCGGCGGTCGCCGCGGGCTTCGTGCTGCATGTGGTCGAGCCGCACCTGAACGGCCCGGCCGGTGAGGTGCCGATCATCCTCGCGCCCGCCGGTCTCCCGCCGCGGGTGCTGTGCGGTCAGGGGCCTGCGCCCGCCGCCGCCACGATCGCGCGCTACAACGCGCTCGGCCTCGATCTGGTCCCCGGCACCGGCCCGCTGGCCGCCGCTGTGCCCGGCGCGTTCGACGCTTGGATGCTGCTGCTGCGCGACCACGGCACCAAGCGCCTGTCCGAGGTGCTGTCGTTCGCGATCTGGAACGCCGAGCGCGGTCATCCCGCGGTCGAGCGGGTCGGCGAGACCGTCTCGACGGTCGCCGAGCTGTTCCAGAACGAATGGACCACCTCGGCCGAGCTCTACCTGCGCGACGGAAAGCCGCCTGCCGCGGGCGCGCTGCTGCGCAACCCGGTGCTCGCCGCCACCTGGCGCCGCCTGATCGCCGAGGCCGAGGCGGCGAGCAGCGATCGCGACGGCCAGATCGAGGCCGCGCGCAAGATCTGGCGCGCGGGCTTCATCGCCGAGGCGCTGGTCGCGGCCAGCGACCGCCCGACCATGGACACCTCGGGCGAACGGCACGTCGGCACCATGACCGGCGACGATCTCGCGAACTTCACTGCGTCGTACGAGAATCCGGTGACCTACACCTGGAATGGCTGGACCGTGGCCAAGCCGGGACTGTGGAGTCAGGGCCCGGTGTTCTTGCAGCAGTTGGCATTGCTGCCGAACCGGCTCGAGTACGGCACGCCGGAGTACTACCACACTCTCATCGAAGGCTCGAAACTGGCGATGGCCGATCGAGAGGCGTGGTACGGGGACAGCGCACAGGTGTCGATGTCGACACTGCTTTCTCCTTGGTATAACGCACAACGCAGTGCGCTGATCGGGCCGCAGGCCTCCTTCGAGCTGCGTCCGGGCAGCCCGGACGGCCTGCGGCCCCGACTCAGTGGCTATGCTCAGACGAATTCCGTTGGCGCGACCGAGGTTCCGCTCGGTGCGGGCGAGCCGACGGTCGCCACCACCGGCGCCACCAAGGGTGACACCTGTCAGGTCGACATCGTGGACCGCTGGGGCAATATGGTCGCGGCGACCCCGAGCGGCGGCTGGCTGCAGTCCAATCCCGTTGTGCCCGAACTGGGTTTCCCGCTCGGTACCCGACTACAGATGTCCTGGCTGGAGCCGGGACTACCGAATTCGCTGCAACCGGGCCGCCGTCCGCGCACCACGCTCAGCCCGTCGATGGCGCTGCGCGACGGGGAGGCCGTGCTGGCCTTCGGCACGCCGGGCGGCGATCAGCAGGATCAGTGGAGTGTGCATTTCTTCCTGTCCGTGGTGCTGCGCGAGCGCGTGCGCGGCGGCTTGGACCTGCAGGGTGCGATCGACGCGCCGAACTGGCATCAGGAAAGCTTCCCCGGTTCGTTCTATCCGCGCGCGATGAGTCCGGGCGCGGTGTTCGTCGAATCGCGGATGGATCCGGAGGTCATCGCCGACCTGGAACGGCGCGGCCACCAGGTCAATGTGGGACCGCCGTGGTCGGAGGGCCGGTTGTGCGCGGTGGCCCGTGATCCCGAGGCCGGGGTCCTTTCCGCGGGCGCCAATCCGCGCGGCATGCAGGGCTACGCCGCGGGGCGATAA